In one window of Fulvia fulva chromosome 5, complete sequence DNA:
- a CDS encoding Tissue alpha-L-fucosidase — protein MISRIYHCTLHCRYQGNDRHALLPYFLSGRWREHVRRKTCRYKYRSLCISYATVLSGLLPLVYGRGGLVVNPKNTGAQHAASIPVDISNLTNNRAFAMRPGDADSDGVHSGYPAHYLPDPNFSYSGVDYIFPQYKESGNDNVLAQAQIINPPAGRYFSIHMLAAAETAIATGTVNVTYTDNSTDSGPVLVDPFWAWPYPYGGDIIFPYYLANSSIDCNRSMLCQTINWLDSTKQVASVQLPNVTRGAANGPGAAAQNTRLHIFAVSMVPATGTGIELEAQLARSTNLWFEGTNKTQIVEVRVNNVGSQWILANDTVKVTVSAEGLETVIPGVINRLRPGDQAIVQVGVDAAADVQPGSAAEASVQLSGAGLQTSSTFNATRGIMDYDASYDSIYAHESPPWFTNGKFGIFIHWGVYSVPGWGNVGNKEQYAEWYWWYMNQGKNRTQGHFYEYNLETYGPEHVYDDFIQNFTTDAFEPKDWVDLFADSGAQYFVQVSKHHEGYALFDIPSTVTNRTSVAQFPHKNLLQMLFDAADQYQPHLHKATYFSLPEWFHPDYKPFGFGEWPGGNATNPYTNETLPYTGYVPVDDFVSDPILPEMLILADMGTEIMWCDIGGPNLTAQFAAQYFNDAAREGKQVLINNRCGLPGDFDTPEYARYEAVQVRKWESSLGMDPFSYGYNRATPDDAYLKPIDIVRSLVDLVPKNGNFLLDVGPTANGTIIEIEQRYLRDAGKWIHEHGEAIFNTTYWFITPEEGENLRFTQNGNAFYIHSMYPPNGTLVIDSPVPYIDGDQIVGVGGNMSGTVVPSKMLSNGSLEITVDEAVVMADRYTWGFKIPYGGVDADMGSGNGTDSMSAGAGSPAQQTGAGFGKASSPAVWTVLGLGVVGVVLCWC, from the exons ATGATATCTCGTATTTACCACTGCACTCTGCACTGTCGCTATCAGGGCAACGATAGGCATGCCCTTCTACCATACTTTCTATCTGGCCGGTGGAGAGAACATGTACGTCGGAAGACATGCAGGTACAAGTATCGCTCTCTTTGCATTTCTTATGCTACAGTACTGTCTGGCCTCTTGCCATTGGTATATGGCCGAGGCGGCCTCGTTGTGAATCCGAAGAATACAGGTGCTCAACATGCAGCCTCCATACCGGTCGACATCTCGAACCTTACCAACAACCGCGCCTTCGCAATGCGACCTGGGGACGCTGACTCTGATGGCGTACACTCGGGCTATCCAGCACACTATCTACCAGATCCAAACTTCTCCTACTCTGGCGTCGACTACATCTTTCCACAGTATAAGGAATCCGGCAACGATAACGTCCTCGCTCAAGCTCAGATTATTAATCCTCCCGCCGGCAGATACTTCAGCATACACATGCTTGCAGCAGCCGAGACCGCCATCGCGACTGGAACGGTCAATGTCACATATACGGACAACAGCACGGACTCAGGACCCGTTCTCGTCGACCCATTCTGGGCTTGGCCGTATCCTTACGGTGGCGACATTATCTTCCCATACTATCTTGCCAACAGCAGCATCGACTGCAATCGATCCATGCTATGCCAGACCATCAACTGGCTAGACTCTACCAAGCAAGTCGCGAGCGTCCAACTGCCGAACGTCACCAGAGGTGCAGCCAACGGACCTGGTGCTGCTGCCCAAAACACAAGGCTTCACATCTTCGCAGTCTCAATGGTACCCGCGACAGGCACAGGCATCGAGCTAGAAGCACAGCTTGCCCGTAGCACCAACTTGTGGTTCGAGGGCACCAACAAGACTCAAATTGTGGAAGTTCGTGTGAACAACGTCGGAAGTCAATGGATCTTGGCAAACGACACGGTCAAGGTCACCGTCTCCGCAGAAGGTCTCGAGACCGTCATCCCGGGCGTCATCAACAGACTGCGACCTGGTGATCAAGCGATCGTTCAAGTTGGCGTGGATGCCGCTGCCGACGTCCAGCCTGGATCTGCAGCTGAAGCATCGGTGCAGCTCAGCGGCGCTGGCCTTCAGACCAGTTCGACGTTCAACGCTACGCGAGGCATTATGGACTACGACGCTAGTTACGACAGCATATATGCCCACGAGAGCCCGCCATGGTTCACCAACGGCAAATTCGGCATCTTCATCCACTGGGGAGTATACTCTGTACCTGGCTGGGGTAACGTTGGCAATAAAGAACAGTATGCTGAGTGGTACTGGTGGTACATGAATCAAGGCAAGAACCGCACGCAAGGTCACTTCTACGAATACAATTTGGAGACCTATGGCCCTGAGCACGTCTACGACGACTTCATCCAGAACTTCACAACTGATGCGTTCGAGCCTAAGGACTGGGTGGACCTCTTCGCGGATTCGGGTGCTCAGTACTTTGTGCAGGTCTCGAAGCATCATGAAGGATACGCCCTCTTCGATATTCCATCAACCGTCACAAATCGTACGAGTGTGGCACAATTCCCACACAAAAACTTGCTGCAGATGCTCTTCGACGCTGCCGACCAGTACCAGCCGCATCTCCACAAGGCAACATACTTCTCCCTCCCCGAATG GTTCCACCCGGATTACAAACCCTTCGGCTTCGGCGAGTGGCCAGGCGGCAACGCCACCAACCCCTACACCAACGAAACCCTTCCCTACACCGGCTACGTCCCCGTCGACGACTTCGTCTCCGACCCGATCCTCCCCGAAATGCTCATCCTCGCCGACATGGGGACCGAGATAATGTGGTGCGACATCGGCGGGCCTAACCTCACAGCCCAGTTCGCAGCGCAATACTTCAACGACGCCGCGAGGGAAGGAAAGCAAGTCCTGATCAACAATCGCTGCGGGTTACCGGGTGACTTTGACACGCCGGAGTATGCGCGCTATGAAGCGGTTCAGGTCAGGAAGTGGGAGAGTAGTCTGGGCATGGATCCTTTTAGTTATGGATACAACCGCGCAACACCAGATGACGCATACCTCAAACCTATCGATATTGTTCGCAGTCTCGTCGACCTCGTACCGAAAAACGGGAACTTCCTGCTCGACGTCGGACCAACAGCCAACGGCACCATCATCGAAATCGAACAGCGCTACCTCCGCGATGCTGGGAAGTGGATCCATGAGCACGGCGAAGCAATCTTCAACACGACGTACTGGTTCATCACGCCAGAGGAGGGCGAGAACCTTCGCTTCACGCAGAACGGCAATGCATTCTACATTCACTCAATGTACCCACCCAACGGCACGCTAGTGATCGACTCCCCAGTCCCCTACATCGACGGAGACCAGATCGTGGGAGTTGGCGGTAACATGAGCGGAACAGTCGTGCCGAGCAAAATGTTGAGCAACGGAAGTCTGGAGATCACGGTTGATGAGGCTGTGGTAATGGCGGATCGGTATACTTGGGGTTTCAAGATTCCATATGGAGGGGTTGACGCTGATATGGGTAGTGGGAATGGCACGGATTCGATGAGTGCTGGTGCTGGGTCTCCTGCGCAGCAGACTGGAGCAGGCTTTGGGAAGGCTTCTTCGCCGGCTGTGTGGACTGTCTTGGGCTTGGGTGTTGTGGGTGTTGTGTTGTGCTGGTGCTAG
- a CDS encoding Coronin-like protein crn1, translated as MSGRFVRASKYRHVFGQTTKREQCYDNLRISKNAWDTNLVKANPRYLSVNWESGGGGAFAVIPLEERGKLPDQIPLFRGHTAGVLDTDWSPFDDSIIASASDDGKVFLWQVPENFTLRTDAEQPEDVKPVGKLSGHSRKVGHVLFNPAAENVLASSSGDYTVKIWDLENGKPKLTLKGNDIFTSLSWSADGSTLVTASRDKKLRFWDVRQEKPAHELPGHSGAKSSRVAWLGDHDRVATTGFSKMSERQLALWDSRNPSEPVGGFMGLDSGSGVGMPFWDDGSQILYVAGKGDGNIRYYEFQNDKFEYLSEHRSPESQRGIAFLPKRGVNTHENEIMRAFKTVNDAWIEPISFVVPRRAETFQDDIYPPTLGTEPAVSSAEWFDGKSGLPPKLSMEDLFENREPQMMAQEKKSAPTPTQSAPAPAPAPAPAPAPVPAPAPAAAASAPKELKAEETARPPAPVPVTAQSGASSPVNRGDIKSNQASMSAMANKFADNGEPDNDHDSDGSFEEIQKPVERPSVTAARQEGKVMQSPASQPSSAKQPSDPVSRQEAKVASEPLVQPSKTSSAPAAEPKSLASGGVSASTASPENEKADESASRSVSSSTPAAAAGGLRDVLNDIRGMLQSQGKQIENLTAEVAALKAKVGE; from the exons ATGAGCGGGCGATTCGTGCGGGCAAGCAAATACCGGCACGTGTTCGGACAGACGACCAAGCGTGAGCAATGCTACGACAACCTGCGCATCTCCAAGAATGCCTGGGACACGAACTTGGTCAAGGCGAACCCCAGGTACCTGTCGGTGAACTGGGAGTCGGGCGGTGGCGGCGCATTCGCAGTGATACCGTTGGAGGAGCGAGGGAAGCTGCCAGACCAGATCCCATTGTTCAGGGGCCACACGGCGGGCGTCTTGGACACAGACTGGAGTCCGTTTGACGACTCCATCATCGCATCCGCGTCGGATGATGGCAAGGTGTTCCTGTGGCAGGTCCCCGAGAACTTCACGCTGCGAACAGATGCAGAGCAGCCTGAGGATGTGAAGCCAGTTGGCAAGCTGAGTGGACACTCGAG GAAAGTCGGGCACGTGCTCTTCAACCCAGCGGCTGAGAACGTCCTCGCATCCTCCTCCGGCGACTACACTGTCAAGATCTGGGACTTGGAGAATGGCAAGCCGAAGCTGACGCTCAAGGGCAACGACATCTTCACTTCACTGTCATGGAGCGCCGACGGCAGTACGCTAGTCACCGCTTCGAGGGACAAGAAGCTGCGATTCTGGGATGTGCGACAGGAGAAGCCGGCGCATGAGCTGCCTGGTCACAGCGGCGCAAAGAGCAGCAGGGTGGCGTGGCTGGGTGATCACGACCGTGTCGCGACCACTGGCTTCAGCAAGATGAGCGAACGACAATTGGCACTATGGGACAGCAGAAACCCATCCGAGCCCGTGGGCGGCTTCATGGGACTCGACTCTGGCTCCGGCGTGGGCATGCCCTTCTGGGATGATGGCAGCCAGATTCTCTATGTCGCTGGCAAGGGAGACGGCAACATCCGCTACTACGAGTTCCAGAACGACAAATTCGAGTACCTCTCCGAGCACCGATCGCCCGAGTCACAGCGAGGCATCGCTTTCTTGCCAAAGCGCGGTGTCAACACCCACGAGAACGAGATTATGCGCGCATTCAAGACCGTCAACGATGCATGGATCGAGCCAATCTCCTTCGTGGTGCCAAGAAGAGCAGAGACATTCCAGGACGACATCTACCCGCCGACACTGGGCACCGAGCCTGCTGTGTCGAGCGCGGAATGGTTCGACGGAAAGTCTGGCCTACCGCCGAAGCTCAGCATGGAAGATCTGTTCGAGAACCGTGAGCCTCAGATGATGGCACAAGAGAAGAAGTCTGCTCCTACACCTACACAATCTGCGCCCGCGCCAGCACCCGCGCCAGCACCCGCGCCAGCACCCGTGCCAGCACCCGCACCAGCTGCTGCTGCATCAGCGCCGAAGGAACTGAAGGCCGAGGAGACTGCTCGGCCCCCAGCCCCAGTACCCGTCACGGCCCAGTCAGGTGCATCTTCGCCAGTCAACCGCGGTGACATCAAGTCGAACCAGGCTTCGATGTCTGCCATGGCCAACAAGTTCGCTGACAATGGCGAGCCTGACAACGACCACGACAGTGACGGCTCGTTTGAAGAGATCCAAAAGCCAGTAGAACGACCGTCGGTGACAGCAGCACGGCAAGAAGGGAAGGTCATGCAGTCTCCTGCATCTCAGCCATCCTCTGCAAAGCAGCCATCAGACCCTGTCTCACGACAAGAAGCCAAGGTCGCATCAGAGCCTCTGGTTCAGCCCAGCAAGACATCGTCGGCTCCAGCAGCAGAGCCTAAGAGcctagctagcggcggtgTCTCTGCATCGACGGCATCTCCTGAAAACGAGAAAGCAGACGAGTCCGCATCGCGATCCGTTTCGTCCTCGACACCAGCAGCCGCAGCAGGAGGACTGAGAGACGTGCTGAACGACATCCGAGGCATGCTACAAAGTCAAGGCAAGCAAATCGAGAATCTCACCGCAGAAGTTGCCGCACTGAAGGCCAAGGTTGGGGAATAG
- a CDS encoding Pre-mRNA-splicing factor cwc15: protein MTTAHRPTFDPARGKEAARGEAYHQRLLPAHKTLKFRQAAQGTPDEQAKRDLKAELLRAEAKHYAKKEGRQITEDDEDAPAQREALQIEDGEGESGGAKRKLEDASGGGGAEAEVEEDYEAKKRRVLEETRDIDADSEESEESDSESEDEEEDETAELMRELAKIKAERAEAAAKAAEEQAKKDEEQREKYIALGNPLLNGKKEDYGVKRRWDDDVVFKNQARGTEERGKEKRFVNDLLRSDFHRRFMDKYVR, encoded by the coding sequence ATGACGACCGCTCACAGACCGACATTCGACCCAGCGCGCGGaaaggaggcagctcgtgGCGAAGCCTACCACCAGCGGTTACTACCAGCACACAAGACCCTCAAATTTCGACAAGCAGCGCAAGGCACACCAGATGAGCAAGCAAAGCGCGACTTGAAAGCAGAACTACTGCGCGCGGAAGCAAAGCACTACGCAAAGAAAGAAGGACGCCAGATCACAGAAGACGACGAGGATGCGCCAGCACAGCGGGAAGCACTTCAGATCGAGGATGGCGAAGGCGAGAGCGGCGGCGCGAAAAGGAAGCTGGAAGATGCGAGCGGGGGCGGTGGAGCGGAGGCTGAAGTAGAAGAGGACTACGAAGCGAAGAAGCGGCGGGTACTGGAGGAGACTCGAGACATAGACGCAGACTCAGAGGAGTCAGAAGAGTCAGATTCGGAATCAGAAGATGAGGAAGAGGACGAGACGGCGGAGCTGATGCGCGAACTTGCGAAGATCAAGGCAGAGCGCGCGGAAGCTGCAGCCAAGGCGGCGGAAGAGCAGGCGAAGAAGGACGAGGAGCAGCGGGAGAAATACATTGCGCTGGGTAATCCGCTTCTGAATGGGAAGAAGGAGGATTATGGTGTCAAGCGGAGGTGGGATGATGATGTGGTGTTCAAGAACCAGGCCAGAGGCACTGAGGAGAGAGGGAAGGAGAAGCGGTTCGTGAACGATTTGCTTCGGTCCGACTTTCATCGTCGCTTTATGGACAAGTATGTGCGATAG
- a CDS encoding Dimethylsulfonioproprionate lyase DddW: MGSIGTPAPAPRGFVLHKKQIDAMPLENFSNNSKRATGGWKQIFSSPDTPTDGLNLGIAHFPPKTATQESFEALHRHKQAEFYYILSGQALVKIDGVDHEVGPGAALFIPGDSEHGFWNTSESEELVFIWGFPCDGFRDVVYRFTGDKAEDAWSRKENAA, translated from the exons ATGGGCTCAATCGGCACCCCAGCCCCAGCACCCCGAGGCTTCGTCCTCCACAAGAAACAAATCGACGCCATGCCCCTCGAGAACTTCTCCAACAACTCCAAGCGCGCCACCGGCGGCTGGAAACAGATCTTCTCCTCTCCCGACACTCCTACCGATGGCCTCAACCTAG GAATCGCCCACTTCCCCCCAAAAACCGCCACGCAAGAGTCTTTCGAAGCTCTGCATCGCCATAAGCAGGCTGAGTTTTACTACATTTTGTCAGGCCAGGCACTTGTCAAGATCGATGGGGTTGATCATGAGGTCGGACCGGGGGCTGCGCTGTTCATTCCGGGTGATAGCGAGCATGGGTTCTGGAATACTAGTGAGAGTGAGGAGCTTGTCTTCATCTGGGGCTTCCCATGCGATGGGTTCAGGGATGTGGTGTATAGATTCACGGGCGATAAGGCGGAGGATGCGTGGAGTCGAAAGGAGAATGCTGCGTGA
- a CDS encoding Phosphatase 1 regulatory subunit SDS22 codes for MADQQNGTSGHPPPLQNGTNASTNGTHATARSASGRDGKLRVNKQDKQATLANPEALEDSDYSDEDAPPPDQIAADEDLLEGVDPEEEDIELLHSKITSIPALRLERYKNIKRLCLRQNQIQRIELPESSRPQLEELELYDNLIKHIDGVEDCTALTQLDLSYNKIKHIKHLAKLTKLDHLYFVQNRISKIEGLEELTQLTYLELGANRIKEIDGIETLTKLESLWLGQNKITELKGLSTLSNLRSLSIQANRLTSLNGIESIPQITELYVSDNKITSLEPLRHNTKLEMLDFQSNPISSLAGLEDLKELENVWASNCQVDSFQEIERALKDKEKLDEVYFEGNPVQRQNPVLYRNKVRLALPQVTKIDAAYVKQT; via the exons ATGGCTGATCAACAAAACGGAACTTCGGGGCACCCACCACCTCTCCAGAATGGCACCAACGCCAGTACGAACGGCACGCACGCCACGGCGAGATCAGCGTCAGGGCGGGATGGCAAGCTGCGGGTGAACAAGCAAGACAAGCAAGCAACTCTGGCCAATCCTGAAGCTCTCGAAGACTCCGACTATTCAGATGAAGATGCTCCCCCACCCGATCAGATCGCCGCCGACGAAGATCTGCTGGAGGGCGTAGACCCGGAAGAGGAG GACATCGAACTTCTACACTCCAAAATCACATCGATACCCGCCCTCCGCCTCGAACGCTACAAGAACATCAAGCGACTATGTCTTCGCCAGAACCAAATCCAGCGCATCGAACTACCCGAATCGAGTCGGCCACAACTCGAAGAGCTGGAACTGTATGACAACCTCATCAAGCACATCGACGGCGTGGAAGACTGCACGGCACTCACACAACTCGACCTGAGCTACAACAAGATCAAGCACATCAAGCACCTCGCCAAGCTCACAAAACTCGACCACCTCTACTTCGTACAGAATCGCATATCCAAAATCGAAGGCCTCGAAGAGTTGACGCAGCTGACATATCTGGAGCTTGGCGCGAACCGCATCAAAGAAATTGACGGGATCGAGACATTGACGAAGCTGGAGTCATTATGGCTAGGACAAAACAAAATCACTGAGCTCAAGGGCCTCAGCACATTGAGCAACCTTCGCAGTCTCAGCATACAAGCCAACCGCCTCACATCACTGAACGGCATCGAATCGATACCGCAAATCACCGAACTCTACGTCAGCGACAACAAGATCACATCCCTGGAGCCCTTACGACATAACACGAAGCTGGAAATGCTCGACTTCCAATCAAATCCCATCTCATCCCTCGCCGGTTTGGAGGACTTGAAGGAGCTTGAGAACGTGTGGGCATCGAATTGCCAGGTTGACAGCTTCCAGGAGATAGAAAGAGCACTGAAGGACAAGGAGAAGTTGGACGAGGTTTACTTCGAGGGTAATCCGGTGCAGAGGCAGAATCCCGTGCTGTATAGGAACAAGGTCCGGCTGGCTTTGCCGCAGGTTACGAAGATTGATGCAG CGTATGTGAAACAGACATAG
- a CDS encoding Carboxylesterase Culp1, protein MHPLTLATLASTLALASAACNDYTLINARGTGELQGESIGFRTMIDQVLAAVPNGSIYNVVYPAAPDITQQTTSIGSSDIARFIQTGLSSCPQQRYVLLGYSQGATVVNRALQAFPPTSRQGQAISAVVQIGNPYHLPDRRGNVDDMCGTSTAGASGALLATSDYEVPEGWYGTGRVRDICYEGDGVCMGFDAGNVFSGSHLFYGFSQSVADCGSGFIVEKLG, encoded by the coding sequence ATGCATCCCCTTACCCTCGCCACCCTCGCATCAACCCTCGCCTTAGCCTCAGCAGCCTGTAACGACTACACCCTCATCAACGCCCGCGGCACCGGCGAACTACAAGGCGAATCCATCGGCTTCCGCACCATGATCGACCAAGTCCTCGCCGCCGTCCCCAACGGCTCAATCTACAACGTAGTCTACCCAGCCGCCCCGGACATAACCCAACAAACGACCTCCATCGGCTCCTCCGACATCGCGCGCTTCATTCAAACCGGCCTGTCAAGCTGTCCGCAGCAGCGTTACGTTCTGCTAGGATACTCCCAAGGCGCCACGGTCGTGAATCGCGCTTTGCAGGCCTTCCCACCTACCTCGCGGCAAGGACAGGCGATCAGCGCGGTCGTACAAATCGGGAATCCGTATCATTTACCGGATAGACGGGGGAATGTTGATGACATGTGCGGAACGAGCACGGCGGGGGCTAGTGGGGCTTTGTTGGCTACGTCGGATTATGAGGTTCCTGAGGGTTGGTATGGGACGGGACGGGTTAGGGATATTTGTTATGAGGGGGATGGGGTGTGTATGGGGTTTGATGCGGGGAATGTGTTTTCGGGAAGTCATTTGTTTTATGGGTTTAGTCAGAGTGTTGCGGATTGTGGGAGTGGGTTCATTGTTGAGAAGCTTGGGTGA
- a CDS encoding MFS-type efflux pump MFS2 — protein sequence MIWFGWTSFEDVHWIAGTIALGAFGVGVYYIYLSATNYLADAYEKYAASALSAVGFGRNAFGAFLPLATPALYKNVGFQWASTMLGIIGLVLSLVPFVLLIKGPYLRSRSPFMLDACLDDDEATGRRDSIAEMQQGRQERKGSAILPWSQVRSASVA from the coding sequence ATGATCTGGTTCGGCTGGACGAGTTTTGAGGATGTCCACTGGATTGCAGGCACCATTGCGCTCGGCGCTTTCGGCGTGGGAGTCTACTACATCTACCTCTCCGCCACGAACTACCTAGCAGACGCGTACGAAAAATACGCCGCCTCAGCCCTCTCAGCTGTGGGTTTTGGGCGGAATGCGTTTGGCGCATTTCTGCCATTGGCGACCCCGGCGCTGTATAAGAATGTGGGCTTTCAGTGGGCTTCTACTATGCTGGGTATCATTGGACTGGTACTCAGCTTGGTACCGTTTGTGCTGTTGATCAAGGGTCCGTATTTGAGATCGAGGAGTCCCTTTATGTTGGATGCTTGTTTGGATGACGACGAGGCTACGGGGAGGAGGGATAGTATTGCGGAAATGCAGCAGGGGAGGCAGGAGAGGAAGGGGAGTGCTATCTTGCCTTGGAGTCAGGTTAGGTCGGCTTCGGTGGCATGA
- a CDS encoding C-terminal-binding protein: MGVGYDRLDRDALAKRNVTVCNVPDYGTAEIADHAIGLMLSMRRGILIHNERQRATPPAPWMPIETPLVARLQGHIFGVFGLGRIGTAAALRAKAFGMHVLFYDPYLPNGVDKSLGMERTKDINELFRRSQVLSLHSPCTRETRDSIGYELLSLLPRGTVLVNTSRGEVLNLDGVERCLKENIISGAALDVLPEEPIPEDRVHPLIQAYRNKEPWLEGRMVLTCHTAFYSPESFVDIRIKSCETLRDVLIDGGRSNIITPEME, from the coding sequence ATGGGCGTAGGCTACGACCGCCTTGACCGAGACGCGCTTGCAAAGCGGAACGTAACAGTCTGCAACGTTCCAGACTATGGAACTGCAGAGATCGCCGATCACGCGATTGGGTTAATGCTATCGATGCGTCGCGGGATCCTGATTCACAACGAGCGGCAACGAGCGACGCCGCCAGCGCCCTGGATGCCGATAGAGACGCCCTTGGTTGCTAGGTTACAGGGCCACATATTCGGGGTGTTCGGACTGGGTCGCATCGGCACGGCGGCAGCACTGCGAGCCAAAGCCTTTGGCATGCATGTCCTGTTCTACGATCCTTACCTGCCGAATGGCGTAGACAAGAGCTTGGGTATGGAGAGGACGAAGGATATCAATGAGCTCTTCAGGAGAAGTCAGGTGCTGAGCTTACACTCGCCGTGCACTCGTGAGACACGGGACTCTATTGGCTACGAATTGCTCTCACTCCTGCCGCGCGGTACAGTGCTGGTCAACACATCCCGAGGAGAGGTGCTGAACTTGGACGGAGTGGAGAGGTGTCTGAAGGAGAACATTATATCTGGCGCAGCCCTGGATGTCCTGCCGGAAGAGCCTATTCCTGAGGACAGAGTGCATCCTCTTATCCAAGCGTACCGCAACAAGGAGCCGTGGCTAGAAGGCAGGATGGTTCTAACGTGCCATACTGCATTCTACTCGCCGGAGAGCTTTGTCGATATCAGGATCAAGAGCTGCGAGACGCTGAGAGATGTGCTAATTGATGGAGGCAGGTCCAACATCATAACGCCAGAAATGGAGTAA